The Bernardetia sp. ABR2-2B DNA window TACACCACCATTTATGCTGATACGGAAAGCGTAAAAAAAGAGTTATTAGACAAAGACGAAAAGTATATCAAATCGCAAGGAATTATTCACGTTCATTTGGCTGATTTTATTAAGCAAATGACAACCATGAAAGCTCTTCATGCAGACACGACAACCGAAAAACTAAAAGCTCTTTATAGTTTTGGGAAGTATTTTGCAGGAAATCTCTACGATACCTATGGAGGAGTTTTGGCTAAAGATTCATTATTCAATCCTAGTGCGCCACCACGAAAAAAACGTCCTTTACGTGCGCCAGAACCACAAATTTATCCAGTCAAGACTTCTGATGGTGTCGAACTTCTTCTTACTCGTTATGACGGAAGAGATAGAGAAGACTTAGAAAATGGCATAAATAAAGGTTCGGTTATGTTAGCTCACGGTTTTAGCGTTTCAGGGCTTATCTTCGAAATTGATACGCCAGATACAAATTTGGTAGAATATCTTTGCGCCCATGGTTATGATGTTTGGGTAATGGAATACCGTACAAGTATTGCACTGCCGTCTGCAAAAGACCAATGCACGGCTGACGATATTGCTATGAAAGACTTTCCTGCCTGTGTAGATAAAATTTTGAAAATTACAGGAGAAAAAGATATTCAACTCTTTACGCATTGTGTGGGTGCAATTACTGGCGTTATGGCAATGTTGGGAGGTTTGAAAGGTGTTCGTTCGATGGTTTGTTTTCAAGTAGCTACCGATATTATTGGAGGTGAACAAATCAAACTCAAAGCTGCTGCACACGTTCCGACACTTCTCAAAAAATTTGGTATCGAAACGATGACTGCTTATACAGATGTAAATTCAAGTTGGTTGGATAAAGCTTTAAATACTGCTGTAAAAGCCTATTCTGCTGTTTTGGGTTCGGATACAAATGATTCAATTGCCAACCGAGTTACATTTATGTTTTCTACTTTGTATGAAAAAGAAAATATTGATGAGAAAACATTTGATTCTTTTCATGAGATGTTTGGAGTAACTAATCTCACTACTTACGAACAACTTACGCTTATGTCAAGAGAAAAGGAACTTCGTAATGCTGACGGAGAAGATATTTATTTGCCTCACGCAAAAGAGCGTTTGAATATTCCGATGTGTTTTGTTCACGGAGAAAAGAATGAAGTCTTTGTTCCTGAAGCTACCGAAAGAACTTATAATCGTCTGAAAAAACTCAATCCAGAGCAGCATTATGAACGCCACGTAATAGAAGGCTACGGACACCAAGATTGTGTTATCGGAAAAAATGCTGACAGAGATGTTTGGCATCATGTAGTAGCATTTTTGGATAAGAATAAGTAATATTTCATAACTGTGAAATCAATTCCTATATGGTGAAGTTGATTTCAATCAAAAAATGTTCACTTTTCTATAATAACAGGTTTTTGAAACCATATTATAAAAAGTGAACATTTTTATTTTAGTATAATAGCAGTAAATATACTTTAGAACCTACTACAATTATTTGCTTTTCTTTCCTTTTTTAGCTCTAACTAAATTCATTTCATCAATAAGACGAGAAGCACCAGCTAGTTTGTCAATACAGAAAAGAACATAACGAATATCAACATTGATACAACGTTTGTACTGCTCATCAAAAACCAAATCGCCTGTCATGGCTTCCCAGTTTCCATCAAAAGCAAGACCGATAAGTTCTCCGTCGCCGTTTATTACAGGACTTCCAGAGTTTCCTCCAGTAATATCATTATTTGTAATAAAGCCAACATGAAGCGTTCCGTCTTTGTCTGCATATTTTCCATACTCTTTAGACATTTGCATTTCTAAAAGAGCTTTAGGAGCATCAAATTCATCATCATTAGGAATATATTTTTCGGCAACTCCTTCTAAAGTAGTAAAATACTGATATTTTACGCCATCTTTTGGAGAATAATCTTTTACATTTCCATAAGACAGACGAAGCGAAGAGTTTGCATCAGGGTAATATGTTTTGTTTTTATTTTTTACCAAAAGTCCTGCTACATAATCTTTCATAGCTAAAGAAACTTCTTCGTTTGCTACTGCTATTTGTGGTGCTATTGTTCTATATGTTGCTATTACAGAAGTGATAAGTTTCATAACTGGATCATTACTTAATACTTCTCCATTTGGGTTTTCTAAAAACTTCATTGTTTTTTCTTCACTTGCAAAAATAGAGTTTTCAAAAAGATATTTAGCGTATTTGTCAAAATTTCCATTATGTTCATTAGCAATTTCAGCAAATATTTCTGGATGATATTTCTTGTCAATATCTGAATAAAACATTCCTAATAAAGCTCCAGTAACATTTTCATCTACTGTTGCCCTGTATTCCTCAAAGTGTTCTTTAGTAGATGTTTTTAATTTTTCAAGCATTCCATCTAATATCTTTTTGGTTTCGTCATTTACATCCATTTCAAGAGACATATTTAACTGTCTGAAACCAGCTCCAAAACTTACAATCTCACTTCCAAAAAATGCTTCTTGCCAATATGCAGACCAAAGTGCATAATCTACCGAGTTACTGTATGCTTTATCCAAACGAGAAAGAGCCGTACTATATGACTCATTACCAGAAGCATCTGCCCACGTTTGATATTCTTTTTCTTGCATACGTTTTTTATCTATAGTTTTGAGGCGTTTTAGTCCTGCATTCTGTCCAATAAAATACTTGTAATAATTACTGATAGAAGCATATTTTGAAGCATAAGCAATACGTGTAGCTGCATCTACGTCCATTTTTTCTTTCATAAGAGAAAGTCTTTTTTCACGCAATTTTATACGAGCAGGATTTGTAACAGCATAATCTACATCAAGACCATACGAAGTTTTGAAACGTTGCGTACTTCCAGGGAAACCAAAAACCATAGCAAAATCGCCTTGTTCTACACCTTTCATAGAAACAGGTAAAGAATGTTTTGGCTCTAAAGGAACGTTTTCAGTAGAATATTCAGCAGGTTTTCCATCTTTACCAGCATAAACACGAAGCAATGAAAAATCGCCTGTATGACGTGGCCACATCCAGTTATCAGTATCGCCACCAAACTTTCCAATTGATGATGGAGGTGCGCCTACCAAACGAACATCTAGAAATACTTCTGATACGAAAAGATAATACTCATTTCCGTAGAAAAAGTCTTTAATATATCCTTTGTAATGTGTGTCTTTTGTGTGTTCTGCAATAATTTCAGCTTTGATTTCTTCTAGTTTTGCAGCTTGTTCTTCAAGATTAAGCCCGTCAAGAGCTTTTTTGACACGCTCTGTTACGTCTTCCATTTTTACCAAGACAGAAGCTGTAATTCCAGGGTTTGGAAGTTCTTCTGCCATACTTTTTGCCCAAAATCCATCTGTTAGATAATCATTATCAACTGTACTATGATTCTGAATCATATCAAAGGCACAGTGATGGTTGGTAAGTAAAAGTCCTTTCGATGAAATCGCCTCTGAAGTACAGAAATTCCAAGACGGGTCGCCATAGCCTAAGCCAAAAATGGCATCTTTTAGACTTGAATTATTAACACTATAAATCTCTTCGGCTGTCAGTTTTAGTCCGTTTGCTTTCATATCAGCTTCATTTAAGCGTTTGACAAGCATAGGCAACCACATACCTTCATCGGCACGTGTATGACCTGTAAGCATAACAAATGCTAAGATGAATGCAGAGATTTTGAGACTAATTTTAAAATTAGGTTTGTACATTATGTGTGTTTAATTTTTAAGATAAGGGAATAAATACAAATTATATAGTTAATTTTTTACTAAATATATAAGGAATCAGTAGTTTTGTTAAAATGATAGCCTACAAATGTAAAAAAAAAATGCTAGTATTTTTAGCAGACGTTAAACAAAACTATATTTTTTGAGAAATAAGGTGTTTTTTTTATGAAAAATGATAATTTAAACCGAACGCATTGCTTCCACAGGGTCTAATTTTGCAGCCAAAATAGCAGGAATAATTCCAGCAACAACACCAATAATAGTGGCAACACTTACTCCCAAAATCATGTTTTTGACAGAAAGTGAAATCACAAATGTATCACTAGAAAAGAAAGAAAGAAAGGATACCAAAACAAGCCCTGCGACTCCTCCAATAATACACAATAAAATAGCTTCAAGTAAAAATTGCCACAAAATAAATCCTTTTTTTGCTCCTAATGCCTTCTGAACACCAATCAGAGAAGTACGTTCTTTTACAGAGACAAACATAATATTTGCTATTCCAAAACCTCCTACCAAAATTGAAAAGAAACCAATTGCCCACCCTGCGAGTGTAAGAACTCCAATTACGCCGTCTAAGAAAACAGCAAATTGTTCTGGTCTGTTCAAAGCAAAGTTTTCTTCTTGTTTGGGGCGTAATCCTCGTTTTATTCGCAAAAGCCCTGTAATTTCTCCTTCTACATTTTGTAAATCTTTATCATTATCAAACCCTTTTATAGAGATAGAAGGTTTTATGCCTGTTTTACCTTCAGGAATCATTTTAGTAAGTGTATAATAGGGCATGATTGTAATATTATCATTACTGGGAGCATCTAAAAGGTTATCTCCTTGTTTTTTCAAAATACCTATTATTCTAAATTTCCGTCCTTTTAATTTGATTATTTTATCAATGGCACTTTCTACATTTTCATTACCGAATAAATCTTTAGCAACTGTATTTCCCAAAATGACCACTTCAACAGCCCTATCTACTTCAATTTGAGTAAAATAACGTCCGTATTCAATTGGAATATCACTTACAATATTGTGTTGAAATGTAATTCCTTGCACTACTAATCCAGAAAGACTGTTTTTTTTGTATTTGGCAGTAAATCCAGAGCGTATAGCAAAAACAGAAACAGCTTGTGCTTCCGTAAGATTCTTTTCTAAGAAACGAAACTCTTCCATACTTGGGTCTGGACGATTTATATATTTCCACCACGGATAATTTTTTTGAAAAATCCAAGGCATTTTTTGTACGTAAATCACATCTTCGCCCAAAAAAGACAAACTTCCCTTAATTCCTTTTTCCAACGCATCGACAAAAGTAAGAACACCAATGATGGCAAAAATACCAATAGTTACGCCTAAAAGAGAAAGTAGAGTTCGTAATAAATTACTTTTTAATGCTCCCAATGCCATTGAAAGACTTTCTAACCACAAAGAAAAATTCATACGTTCGTTATTTTTTATTCTTCATACCTTAAAGACACAGTATATTTTAGTGCTTTAAAGGGTAGAGTACATTTACTGTATGAGTAGATATTAATGTGGCAATATTACAATTTTGGAAAGAAAAAGGTTTGGAGAAATGGAAATCAATTTCTAACTAGACTTCTGTAACTTCCTTTTGAGCATAATTCTTCTAATCGTATCCAAATCTCCTCTAGGAATAGCTTTTATGAGTTCTCTTGTGTAAGTTCGTTTGGGTTTGTCATAAATATCTTCCGAAAAACCTGTTTCGACAATTTGTCCGTCTTTCATTACCAAAATACGGTCAGCAATAAACTTTACGACAGCTAAATCGTGAGAAATGAAAATATAGGTAAGGTTAAATTTGGCTTTCAGTTCATTCAAAAGATTCAAAACTTGAGCCTGTACTGAAACATCTAACGCAGAAACAGATTCATCACAAATTATAAATTTAGGCTGCAAAGCAAGTGCACGAGCAATACAGATACGCTGACGTTGTCCTCCAGAAAATTCATGAGGGTAACGATTAAAATGATACGAGTTGAGGTTTACTGTTTCCAAAAGCTCTACTACATAAGCTCTTCTTTCCTTATCATTGTTCATTATGGAATGAATTCGCATGGGTTCCATGATAATTTCTCCTATCGTCATTCTAGGATTTAGTGAACCATAAGGGTCTTGAAAAACGATTTGCATATCTTTTCGGATAGCACGCATTTCTTTCTGATTCAAATCTAATATATTTTTACCTTCAAAAATTACTTCTCCAGATGTAGGCTCTACCAATCTCAAGAGACTTCTTCCTAAAGTAGATTTTCCACAACCCGATTCTCCTACCAGTCCCAGTATTTCACCAGGATAGACATCAAAAGAAACATCATTTACTGCTCTTACAGTTTCTTTTTTATTTGAAAAGAATCCTTTTGTTTTTATAAATTCTTTTGTCAAGTTTTTGATTTGTAGTAAAGGAGTTTGTTGTACTAATTTCTCGTGGTGTTTTCTTAACTCTGCTTCGCTCTGAAAGTTGAGCATTAGAGCTTGACCGACTGACTGAAACTTGGCTTCTGTAATTTCTGAAATCTGTCCGTGTTCGTCAGTTGCCATAAAATCAGAAACGACAGGCAGAACACGCAATTTCAAATCTAAACGAGGGCGACACGCCAAAAGACCTTTTGTATAAGGATGTTGAGGGTTAGAAAAAATATCCCAAACTGCGCCTTCTTCTACTATTTTTCCTTGATACATAACGATAATTCGGTCAGCAAACTCTGCGACAACTCCCAAATCGTGTGTAATGAAGACAACAGACATGTCTTCTGTTTCTCTCAGTTCTCTCAAAATCTCCAAAATTGCAGCCTGTACGGTTACATCAAGTGCTGTGGTAGGTTCGTCTGCAATAAGTAAAAGTGGATTACAAGCAAGTGCCATCGCTATCATAACACGCTGCTTTTGTCCTCCCGAAATTTCATGAGGGTAAGCATTATAAATACGCTCTGGATTACTAAGATGAACTTTTTCAAAAAGCTGAATCACTCGCTGCTTTGCTTCTTTTATAGTAATTTCTTCATGTCTTAAAATAGATTCCAAAACTTGATTTCCACACGTAAAAACAGGATTTAGAGAAGTCATAGGTTCTTGAAAAATCATTGAAATTTCTCCTCCTCTAAGGTATCTTAACTTATCAAAAGGTAGTTTTAATAGGTTTACTTCTCCATATTCTCTTGAGTTAAATAAAATTTCTCCTTCTGTATTACAATAAGGCGCATCAGGTAAAAGACGCATCATAGAAAGCGAAGTAACTGTTTTTCCAGACCCTGATTCTCCTACAATACCAACTGTTTCTCCTTTTTTGAGTTTGAGATTTACATTCTGTACAGCCTTATGATTTCCATTTTCTCCTTTGAAGATAACAGATAGATTATTTATTTCAATTAAATTTGGATTATTAGGCATGAATAAAGTTAGAATTTAGATATTGGAAGTGAGAAGTTTTGTTCATTTCGTTATTGGTGTCGCTATGCTAAAACACCAACAACGGCAAGGATTTTTTTAACTCTAGCTTCTAAAGTCATTTATTTTTACCTAAAAATAGCCATTCTTTATAAGAAATGAAAATACTTTAAAGTTGAAACAGAATTATTTTTTAGAAGCGAAACATTTCTACGTAGAATTGGTGTTTTAGCGCAGTGACACCAACAAAAATCAATCACTTACCAATTATTTATAACTTATGTTTAATTTGGATTCCAATAATATCCTTCTGAAAAAACTTCAAACCCCTTTGGTTCGCCTAGTCGTTCCCACGCTCTATCATTCAGAAAAAGATAACCAAAAGAAGCATTCTGCAAAATAATTTCTTCAATTGCCATTTGAGAAAAAGCATCAATAGCATCAACTCCAAAAGCTGCTGCTGTATAAGAAGGTGCAACTGAAAGCAGAGAAAAAATTTCTGAAACGGCTTCTTCTAAGAATTTGGGATTTACAGTAGCAGAAAGAGAGTTTTTTTGAGCATATTCTAGTTCCTCTTCACTATCAAACGCAAAAAGCCCTTCAAAAGAAACACAAGCTATCCAATATCCATCTCCTCTACGTACTGGATTTGCTTCACTCGCTACCCGTGTTCCATTAGATAAAACAGGAATATTTTCTCTAAAGTAAGTACAAAACTCTTGAACTGACTCATAACCATTGCATTCTGCAACCAAATTGTAATATTTCATTTTATTTTTATCAAATTAAATTTCTAAAACTCTACAATAAAAAAAGAATTTTGTTGTTTTAATTATTTACTGATGTTACGCACTCAAAAGTCAAAAAACAAAACCCATAACTTTAGTTATGGGAAAACAAAATGTGCTGTTTTCTACTCTTATCTACCTGTTTTACCACAATTAAAACCGTGGGTTTCGTTTATTTATAAAAGCAGTTTGTAGAAGTTTTGTTCTTACGTAAGTAAATGAGTAGAATTAAATATAACTAAAAATACTGTAACTTATTGGTAAATGATTTATATGATTTTTAAGATAAAATGAAGATAAATGCAATTTCAAATATAACTTATTATTTTATTATATGATTTTGTATTATCCTGTAATTATCATAGTAATCATAAAAATCACTCGCTAATCAGTCATTACTTATATTTAATTTTGTCCAGTTACTTAACATCAATTATTTATTCTTATTTTCAAAACTAACTTTACTTTATCATGAATTTTTTATCAAAAAAGATACTTTTTTTTACACTTTGTCTCTTCTTATACTGTGCTAGTTTTTCTGTTTCTTTTGCTCAAGATGCAAACCAACTTCTACAAGAAGGAGTTGCTCTTCATGATGCAGGAAAGTATGAAAAAGCATTAGAGAAATACGAAGAAGCACTCAAATTAATTCCTAAGTCTCCAGTTGTTTATTATGAAATGGCACTCACTTATTTTCATAAAAAAGACTATAAAATGTGTGTCAAATATAGTGATAAAGTTATTAAATCAAAATCTCAAAGCACTGTTCCTGCTTACATAATAAAAGGTTCGTCGTTGGATATGATGGGAAAAACAGATAAATCTATCAAGTTTTTTGAGAAGGTAATCAAAGAGAATCCTAAAAATTACTTATTGCATTATAATTTAGCTCTCAATTATTATAAGGTTGGAAAACCAGAAAAATCAGAAGAAAATCTTATTAAAGCTATTGGAGCAAATCCAGAACATTCAAGTAGTCATTTGTTGCTTGGTTTTATAGAATATGATAAAGGAAGGAAAATTCCAAGTATGATGGCACTTAATTATTTTTTGCTTTTAGAGCCTACTTCGGCAAGGTCAGAAAGAGCAATTGATATTTTGAAAAAGCAGCTTTTAGCTAATATAAAAAAAGGAGAAAACAATGAAATTACGATTAGTATCGGTGGAAAAGATGATGAATTTGCAGCTATTGAGATGGTTATGTCTTTGGCACAAGCTTCTAGTTTTATGAAGCCAAGTAAAGAAGAGATAGAAGAAATAGTAAAAGAAGAAATGGAAAATAATGACACTACCACAACTGAAAAAGAAATTATTATAGAAAATACCCCCAAAACAGAAGAAGAAATTTTCAAAGACAATACACAAACATTTTTCAGCTTTTTAGATGCAAAAGATAAAAAACAGAATATTTGGTGGACACTCTACGCTCCTTTATTAAATCAGATTGGAGAAAGCGAACATATTGATACTTTCTGTTATTGGATTAGTCAGGTTTCGAATGAAAAAGCAGCTAAATGGGTAGAAGAAAATCCTGAAAAAATAATGGAATTTAAGAAGTGGTTGGCTAGAGGTTAAGTTATGCAAAGTCTAATCATAAAAAATAATTGGATAAACGTTATCACGGTTGTTTTTGTATGTCAGTCTTCCAGCCTGACTAAGATAAATAAATACTGTTTTTTATGTTCAGACAAGATGTCTGAACTACCTGTAACAAACTGTGATAACTTTTAATATAAAAGCCTACTAAGTAATCGAACAGATTTAATTACAAGTTAATAGTGAAGTTTGGTTTTAAAACAAACCCCATAACTTTAGTTATGGGATAGCAGGAAGTCTGTTTTATTCCTATTTTACATGTCTTCCCACGATTTTAATCGTGGATTTCGTTATATTTAATTTTGTTCAATTACTTAATCAAATAAATTACAGTGTTTTCAACTTTGACAGTCTTTTTAGAAGGCTGTCAATAGTTTGAAGAAAACATAACCAAACGTATGCCTACCTTCTATCCACCTCAAAAAATCAAGATTTCTCAAAATCAAAAAAGTATTTTCTTAGCAGGAAGTATCGATATGGGAAATGCTATTGATTGGCAACAAGAAGTTATTACTCATTATAAAGAAAATGAAAACTTTTGTTTTCTCAATCCACGTAGAAAAGATTGGGATAGTTCTTGGGAACAAACCATTGAAAATATTCATTTCAATAAGCAAGTAACTTGGGAGTTAGATGCTTTAGAACAAGCCGATTTGATTGTTTTCTATTTTGCCCCTACCTCAAAAGCTCCTATTAGTTTGCTAGAATTGGGGCTTTTTGCAAGAAATAAAAATGTTATTGTTTGCTGCCCAACAGGTTATTGGAGAAAAGGAAACGTAGATATTGTTTGCCAAAGGTTTGAGGTAAGGCAAGTAGAAAGTTTGGAAGAGTTGATAAAAGAAATCAAAATTAATTTTGAGAATCATTAATATAATTATCAATTTGAGTTAAAGCCTCTAAAGCACCTTTATCAATTCCGATATGAGGAGATTTTATTTTGAAGTCTTTCGGGTTGATACGGATAATTTTAGCATCATAATTACTCTTCAAAAACCGTGTTTTCATACGAACAGCCTGTACGTGAGAGCCTGAACCAATCTCAAAAACAATAATATTTTTTCCTTTATTTTTATCTAAGAATTTCTGAAAATTTTTCTCTTGTGCCTTTGTGCGAGTATTTACGAATGTATCATCTCTAAACATATAAACATTCGGACGAGCCATAACTTTTGAATATCCTATTTCTGAACACATTGGAAAACGATTATCAAAAACACCTCCTTGGATAAGCTTTCCTGTGAGTTTTGTTTTCCAAATTTTATCAGAGAGTTTGTTATCACTACATTGAAAATAAGCTAAAGAACCGTGTAATTCTCTAATTTTTTCTTCCTCAAAACCAACCTTTTGAAAATGAGAATCGATATTTGAAGTAATGATAAAATAATCTAAACCAAACTTTGAAATCCATTTTTTTAAAATATAAAAACCGTTGTGAGGTTCTGTGTTTTCATATTCTTCCATTCGCTTTCCAAACAGTTCCCAACTGTAAGCAGGATTTTCTAAAAATGCAGCAGGATTGACAGTTTCAAAAACAGTTTTTTCAGTTTCAGATTCTACTTTTCCCCATTGTCCTCCATCTTTTCCACGATAATCTGCCAGTCCAGAATCTACACCCATTCCTGCACCTGCCGTAATGACGATAGCATCAGCTTCTTTGAGCCAGTTTTTTATAGTTTCTAAATTTTCTTTTTTCATCTTGAGTTTTAGATAGTGATTCGTTATTGATTCAATATACAAATTTTTTGCACTGCTTAGAAAATACAATTCTTGATTTGAATCAATGTTTTGAAGCTCAAAGACATGTATTTTTGTGATAAGTAATTAATAATCAAACCTGTACTACTAGACATTATTCAAATAAATAGGTCATCTATACAAAACCAAAAACAAGTAAAATTGACTACAAACGGTCTGCTTTACGATGACCTATATAGCAATTATTAAAATGTCTAGTAGTATAAATCAAACTTTTAAGATTCTTTATTATGAAAATACAGGCATCAAAACTCACTCAAAATTTGATTAATGAAATCAAAACAGTTCTTCAAAAAACTCAACAATTACAAGGTTTATCGAAGGATGAATTAAATTTTCGTCCGAATACAGAAAGCTGGACAGTCTTGGAGTGTATCGAACATCTAAACCGTTATAGTGAATTCTATTTACAAGAAATTGAAAAGCGAATTGATGCAAGAATGGATAAAAATAAAGAAAACTCAAACTTTAAAGAAGACTATATTTTCAAAAGTGGATTTTTAGGAAATTATTCAGCTAATTCTATGCTTCCAAATAGTAAAGGAAAAAGAGCAGGACAAATCAATAAAATGACAACTTTTAAAGATAAAAATCCAATTCATAGTGGAGTAGGTAAGCGAGTTTTAGATATTTTTATTGATGACCAAAATGAATTTATACGTCTTTTAGAAAAATCTCAATATGTAGATTTGAGTAAAACAAAGGTTTCTCTTACACTTCCTCTTCTGAAATTTAATTTAGGAGATACGTTTCGTTTTGTTATCAATCATGAAATCAGACATTTTATCCAAATTTCAAAGATTTTATCAGATGAAAGACTAAAAGGCATAAATAGTGAATTAGTAGCTTTTGATTAAATTTGACCGTATTTCTAGCTGCGTAGCTGCGTCCTATTACTATTTTTAGTATTTCTAAGTTTCAATAGAGCGCAGCTACGTAGCTTTTTATATATTTACCCATACTACTAGACAAAAAAAATACGACCTCCCTAAATCCCTCCGAAGGAGAGACTTTGAATAGTATTTTCTCCCCTCCTTTGGAGGGGCTGGGGGAGGTCAAAAGTAAAATGTCTTGTAGTATGATATTTACCCTTATTTTTTCTACAAATAGAACGCTGCGATGTAGCTAAGTTTGATACAAAAGTGAGTGAAAAAATAAGCAAATTCTAAACACCCTAACCTTATGGTTTTGTTAAATTCAAATCATATAACTTTTCACACAAATTATTAATTTCTTCCTTCTTTACAATCACTTTTAGCCATTCTTTAGGAATTCCTTTTGTGTGATTTTCTATATCCATTCCATAAAAAAGTCCTGCAATTCCACCCGTTACACAGCCTGTTGTATCAGTATCTTCTCCTAGATTTACAGCTTTCAATACGCTTTCAGAATAAGAATCATACTTCAAAAAACACCAAAAACTAGCTTCCAAAGTATGTAAAACATAGCCAGAAGATTTGATAGATTCTTCTTCAAAAGAAGTTATGTCATTTTTCAAAATTCTATCAAAAAGAGCAATTTCGGTTTTGTTAAAATCAAATTCTGTGGCAAAATCAGTTATCACAACTTGTAATTTTTCATAGGCTACAAATTTATCTTGTTTTTCGTTTTTCTGAATTTGTTCCAATAAAATCTTAGCAAATTCAGTATAAATAAAACACGAAAAAACAGAGCGAAAATGCATGTGCGTAATCGAAGATACTTC harbors:
- a CDS encoding S46 family peptidase, producing the protein MLTGHTRADEGMWLPMLVKRLNEADMKANGLKLTAEEIYSVNNSSLKDAIFGLGYGDPSWNFCTSEAISSKGLLLTNHHCAFDMIQNHSTVDNDYLTDGFWAKSMAEELPNPGITASVLVKMEDVTERVKKALDGLNLEEQAAKLEEIKAEIIAEHTKDTHYKGYIKDFFYGNEYYLFVSEVFLDVRLVGAPPSSIGKFGGDTDNWMWPRHTGDFSLLRVYAGKDGKPAEYSTENVPLEPKHSLPVSMKGVEQGDFAMVFGFPGSTQRFKTSYGLDVDYAVTNPARIKLREKRLSLMKEKMDVDAATRIAYASKYASISNYYKYFIGQNAGLKRLKTIDKKRMQEKEYQTWADASGNESYSTALSRLDKAYSNSVDYALWSAYWQEAFFGSEIVSFGAGFRQLNMSLEMDVNDETKKILDGMLEKLKTSTKEHFEEYRATVDENVTGALLGMFYSDIDKKYHPEIFAEIANEHNGNFDKYAKYLFENSIFASEEKTMKFLENPNGEVLSNDPVMKLITSVIATYRTIAPQIAVANEEVSLAMKDYVAGLLVKNKNKTYYPDANSSLRLSYGNVKDYSPKDGVKYQYFTTLEGVAEKYIPNDDEFDAPKALLEMQMSKEYGKYADKDGTLHVGFITNNDITGGNSGSPVINGDGELIGLAFDGNWEAMTGDLVFDEQYKRCINVDIRYVLFCIDKLAGASRLIDEMNLVRAKKGKKSK
- a CDS encoding ABC transporter permease; the protein is MNFSLWLESLSMALGALKSNLLRTLLSLLGVTIGIFAIIGVLTFVDALEKGIKGSLSFLGEDVIYVQKMPWIFQKNYPWWKYINRPDPSMEEFRFLEKNLTEAQAVSVFAIRSGFTAKYKKNSLSGLVVQGITFQHNIVSDIPIEYGRYFTQIEVDRAVEVVILGNTVAKDLFGNENVESAIDKIIKLKGRKFRIIGILKKQGDNLLDAPSNDNITIMPYYTLTKMIPEGKTGIKPSISIKGFDNDKDLQNVEGEITGLLRIKRGLRPKQEENFALNRPEQFAVFLDGVIGVLTLAGWAIGFFSILVGGFGIANIMFVSVKERTSLIGVQKALGAKKGFILWQFLLEAILLCIIGGVAGLVLVSFLSFFSSDTFVISLSVKNMILGVSVATIIGVVAGIIPAILAAKLDPVEAMRSV
- a CDS encoding ABC transporter ATP-binding protein, whose product is MPNNPNLIEINNLSVIFKGENGNHKAVQNVNLKLKKGETVGIVGESGSGKTVTSLSMMRLLPDAPYCNTEGEILFNSREYGEVNLLKLPFDKLRYLRGGEISMIFQEPMTSLNPVFTCGNQVLESILRHEEITIKEAKQRVIQLFEKVHLSNPERIYNAYPHEISGGQKQRVMIAMALACNPLLLIADEPTTALDVTVQAAILEILRELRETEDMSVVFITHDLGVVAEFADRIIVMYQGKIVEEGAVWDIFSNPQHPYTKGLLACRPRLDLKLRVLPVVSDFMATDEHGQISEITEAKFQSVGQALMLNFQSEAELRKHHEKLVQQTPLLQIKNLTKEFIKTKGFFSNKKETVRAVNDVSFDVYPGEILGLVGESGCGKSTLGRSLLRLVEPTSGEVIFEGKNILDLNQKEMRAIRKDMQIVFQDPYGSLNPRMTIGEIIMEPMRIHSIMNNDKERRAYVVELLETVNLNSYHFNRYPHEFSGGQRQRICIARALALQPKFIICDESVSALDVSVQAQVLNLLNELKAKFNLTYIFISHDLAVVKFIADRILVMKDGQIVETGFSEDIYDKPKRTYTRELIKAIPRGDLDTIRRIMLKRKLQKSS
- a CDS encoding tetratricopeptide repeat protein — its product is MNFLSKKILFFTLCLFLYCASFSVSFAQDANQLLQEGVALHDAGKYEKALEKYEEALKLIPKSPVVYYEMALTYFHKKDYKMCVKYSDKVIKSKSQSTVPAYIIKGSSLDMMGKTDKSIKFFEKVIKENPKNYLLHYNLALNYYKVGKPEKSEENLIKAIGANPEHSSSHLLLGFIEYDKGRKIPSMMALNYFLLLEPTSARSERAIDILKKQLLANIKKGENNEITISIGGKDDEFAAIEMVMSLAQASSFMKPSKEEIEEIVKEEMENNDTTTTEKEIIIENTPKTEEEIFKDNTQTFFSFLDAKDKKQNIWWTLYAPLLNQIGESEHIDTFCYWISQVSNEKAAKWVEENPEKIMEFKKWLARG
- a CDS encoding nucleoside 2-deoxyribosyltransferase domain-containing protein, producing the protein MPTFYPPQKIKISQNQKSIFLAGSIDMGNAIDWQQEVITHYKENENFCFLNPRRKDWDSSWEQTIENIHFNKQVTWELDALEQADLIVFYFAPTSKAPISLLELGLFARNKNVIVCCPTGYWRKGNVDIVCQRFEVRQVESLEELIKEIKINFENH
- a CDS encoding Sir2 family NAD-dependent protein deacetylase, with translation MKKENLETIKNWLKEADAIVITAGAGMGVDSGLADYRGKDGGQWGKVESETEKTVFETVNPAAFLENPAYSWELFGKRMEEYENTEPHNGFYILKKWISKFGLDYFIITSNIDSHFQKVGFEEEKIRELHGSLAYFQCSDNKLSDKIWKTKLTGKLIQGGVFDNRFPMCSEIGYSKVMARPNVYMFRDDTFVNTRTKAQEKNFQKFLDKNKGKNIIVFEIGSGSHVQAVRMKTRFLKSNYDAKIIRINPKDFKIKSPHIGIDKGALEALTQIDNYINDSQN
- a CDS encoding DinB family protein, producing MKIQASKLTQNLINEIKTVLQKTQQLQGLSKDELNFRPNTESWTVLECIEHLNRYSEFYLQEIEKRIDARMDKNKENSNFKEDYIFKSGFLGNYSANSMLPNSKGKRAGQINKMTTFKDKNPIHSGVGKRVLDIFIDDQNEFIRLLEKSQYVDLSKTKVSLTLPLLKFNLGDTFRFVINHEIRHFIQISKILSDERLKGINSELVAFD